A genomic window from Flavobacterium johnsoniae includes:
- a CDS encoding AMP-dependent synthetase/ligase: protein MVPITRLFDFPYYQQETYNLPVALATKKNGAWEKTSSQEYIAKANAVSRALLRMGVQKDDKIALITSNNRTEWNIMDIGILQTGAQNVPIYPTIAEEDYEYILNHSGSIYCFVSDDEVYQKVQAIRANVPTLKEVYSFNEISGCKHWSDLLLAGEDESNQNEVEARKDSIKTDDLATIIYTSGTTGRPKGVMLSHKNIVSNVLDSAPRIPFDPGKSTALSFLPICHIFERMILYIYQYYGVSVYFGESIDKISDNLKEVRPTVITAVPRLLEKVYDKIYAKGAELTGIKKKLFFWAIDLGLKYEPYGANGFWYEFQLKIARKLIFSKWKEGLGGNLDLMVSGSAALQPRLTRVFAAAEIPVMEGYGLTETSPVIAVNDQRNKGFKIGTVGKPIRNLEVKIAEDGEILCKGPNVMLGYFNDPEKTAEALQDGYFHTGDIGEIDSEGFLKITDRKKEMFKTSGGKYIAPQMIENAMKQSRFIEQIMVVGEGEKMPAAFVQPNFEFVKEWAKIHKITLGSTDKEISENKDVIKRIDEEIEGINKKFGHWEQIKRFELTPDVWSIDGGQLTPTLKLKRKIIKEIYKDLYAKIYGNN, encoded by the coding sequence ATGGTTCCAATCACACGCCTTTTTGATTTTCCCTACTATCAACAAGAAACTTACAACCTTCCAGTCGCTCTTGCAACCAAAAAAAATGGAGCTTGGGAAAAAACATCTAGCCAGGAATATATTGCAAAAGCAAATGCTGTTTCGAGAGCATTATTGCGCATGGGCGTTCAAAAAGATGATAAAATTGCTTTAATTACTTCAAATAATAGAACCGAGTGGAATATCATGGATATTGGTATTTTGCAGACTGGTGCTCAAAATGTTCCAATTTATCCAACAATTGCTGAGGAAGATTACGAATATATTTTAAACCACAGCGGCAGTATTTACTGTTTTGTTTCTGATGATGAAGTCTATCAAAAAGTTCAAGCTATTAGAGCTAATGTTCCGACTTTAAAAGAAGTTTATTCTTTTAATGAAATTTCGGGTTGTAAACATTGGTCAGATTTACTTTTAGCTGGCGAAGATGAAAGCAATCAAAATGAAGTTGAAGCAAGAAAAGATAGCATTAAAACAGACGATTTAGCAACGATTATTTATACTTCTGGAACAACCGGAAGACCTAAAGGTGTAATGCTTTCGCATAAAAATATTGTTTCGAACGTTTTGGACAGCGCGCCAAGAATTCCGTTTGATCCAGGAAAAAGTACAGCATTAAGCTTCTTGCCTATTTGCCATATTTTTGAAAGAATGATTTTGTATATCTATCAATATTATGGTGTTTCAGTTTATTTTGGAGAATCTATTGATAAAATTAGCGATAACTTAAAAGAAGTTCGCCCGACTGTAATTACGGCTGTTCCGAGACTTTTAGAGAAAGTTTACGATAAGATTTATGCAAAAGGCGCTGAATTAACAGGAATCAAGAAAAAACTGTTTTTCTGGGCAATTGATTTAGGTTTAAAATATGAGCCATACGGTGCAAATGGATTTTGGTATGAATTCCAATTGAAAATTGCCCGCAAATTGATTTTCAGCAAATGGAAAGAAGGTTTGGGCGGAAATCTAGATTTAATGGTTTCAGGAAGTGCTGCTTTACAGCCACGTTTGACCAGAGTTTTTGCTGCGGCAGAAATTCCTGTTATGGAAGGTTACGGTTTAACTGAAACTTCTCCGGTAATTGCGGTTAACGATCAAAGAAACAAAGGTTTTAAAATTGGTACAGTTGGAAAACCAATCCGTAATCTTGAAGTAAAAATTGCCGAAGACGGCGAAATTCTTTGTAAAGGTCCAAACGTAATGCTAGGCTATTTTAACGATCCTGAAAAAACAGCAGAAGCTTTACAAGATGGTTATTTCCATACGGGAGATATCGGAGAAATTGACAGCGAAGGCTTCTTGAAAATTACAGATCGTAAAAAAGAAATGTTCAAAACTTCTGGAGGTAAATATATCGCGCCGCAAATGATCGAAAATGCGATGAAACAATCTCGTTTTATTGAGCAGATTATGGTTGTTGGTGAAGGCGAAAAAATGCCGGCAGCTTTTGTTCAGCCGAATTTTGAATTTGTGAAAGAATGGGCTAAAATCCACAAAATTACTTTAGGAAGTACTGACAAAGAAATCAGCGAAAATAAAGACGTTATCAAACGTATCGACGAAGAAATCGAAGGTATCAACAAGAAATTCGGTCACTGGGAACAAATCAAACGTTTTGAACTTACGCCAGATGTTTGGTCTATCGACGGCGGACAACTTACACCAACGTTGAAATTGAAACGTAAAATTATTAAAGAGATTTATAAAGATCTTTACGCAAAAATCTACGGGAACAATTAA
- a CDS encoding NACHT domain-containing protein translates to MLGKLFSLLGINKKTIFINEGNEGSNIIQTNIENLNLNSTDEFDELLLPKILKSTLSESDKIKFVDIKDNDFLLNRFYFENENNDILNFFNENQNTLTLLNILKNNNKVILLGNPGLGKTVELECFANEIWNDKDNEFVPVFRNLKNFTAVNTIENYINLMFRRFQKVVFILDGIDEITDIQDFTSKLENFIQKLEIEEREFKILLSCRTNVYEKIVKGVYDFKVYYLKDLMYDQSIELLKNKCGDIVDSLNLNELDVSFLKSPFQVNILANYVNDKKKLPTNNAELWKEYIESRFFIDENEKLKKITLDITLINDYCKKISLINELMQTNIFGEDDLFKIVKKDSHDFKEFQKNPLIEFQLQTKRWNFEHRNIQEYFASLLISDLEFEDIKKFIFITGTNKTHPLLFNTITFLLNILDHSTSKFKQLIDFLVDNEPELLFRAENDRITEAIRERVFQKYFEDTCIEKTYWIGTDRTFSIEEIARFGDCQINFDYLSNIIKDEERHFRARISALNLISFFGKISTTKQTWFKAFLIEYLSDNNNSKQIKSSMLHCISRMNICNNDEDYLRKILHVFKDETSKQINVEILNIINEFDYIDLYYDFINEEFLRENNIKPRLEKDDVSRGNSYVLNQLILKIRDSDKFMNFAQYYFDSNNNIDIYSTDEDELIQKCVEFDSNDDQFIIKMFKKLDIQKTHFYFERPISELISKISRKSINGIFEYLIKSYDFKDVNYVLSILVNDENIWYVIEKFKTTIDVEYKEIEYFRNATANANKRDLAKFFNDEMIKIGFSFNEEMYSDEKILKIQEDFEKKPQMNLDILFKRDELLDEIKQVFNENGKEISKERFSEIHFKWYQKNGHANKIDKSLKILSRLIYQIKRPALFADVEKLIKDDNFIFNEIKNEIKSNEKVTDKVKISEFQKKDIGDWVKQKTIEINFNEIFAVNSYGFSQLGDYNKWDDVVYFSRKLDLVLPQDFLLNSLIIPEISSYNEDKSWFDFFKEKIIDKNTFDERIKENIKTLNLTTYVLEKHINYAIENLLKEVFPEIREYLLNHKREYNFKKQLFNFYKLENDVKLLKECCIDLYSFKAWESISILLEEGLDNDFCENKALEYLENIDDDFNKSFISDSLNVLFKVKSERAIEFYYRFLGTDLYASAHSNYFADYDVVKDYNMIESFFNKIYLDKKFDKTFNNSASFLDQYVSNLSKVETSYLQVQKVLLGIKDKLKARDEDTGIFHINLLIDNSNNSYINSKSKPLPFIEAMKKVESILY, encoded by the coding sequence ATGTTAGGAAAACTTTTTAGTCTTTTAGGAATTAATAAAAAAACGATTTTTATTAATGAAGGTAATGAAGGATCTAATATCATTCAGACGAATATAGAAAATCTTAATTTGAATTCGACAGATGAGTTTGATGAACTTTTATTGCCTAAAATCTTAAAAAGCACTTTATCAGAAAGTGATAAAATTAAATTTGTTGATATTAAGGACAACGATTTTTTATTAAATAGATTTTATTTTGAAAATGAAAATAATGATATTTTAAATTTTTTTAATGAAAATCAAAATACATTAACCTTACTTAATATCTTAAAAAATAATAATAAAGTAATTCTACTTGGTAATCCAGGTTTAGGTAAAACAGTTGAATTAGAGTGTTTTGCTAATGAAATTTGGAATGATAAAGATAACGAATTTGTTCCAGTTTTTAGGAATTTAAAAAATTTTACAGCTGTAAATACAATTGAAAATTACATTAATTTAATGTTTCGTAGATTTCAGAAAGTTGTATTTATTTTGGATGGGATAGATGAAATTACGGATATTCAGGATTTTACATCTAAGCTTGAAAATTTTATTCAAAAACTTGAAATAGAAGAAAGAGAATTTAAGATTTTGCTTAGTTGTAGAACAAATGTCTACGAAAAAATCGTAAAAGGAGTTTATGATTTCAAAGTTTATTATCTAAAAGATTTAATGTATGATCAAAGTATTGAGCTTTTGAAAAATAAATGTGGTGATATTGTTGACTCTCTTAATTTAAATGAATTAGATGTAAGTTTTCTTAAATCGCCTTTCCAAGTTAATATTTTAGCAAATTATGTAAATGACAAAAAAAAACTTCCAACAAATAATGCAGAATTATGGAAGGAATATATTGAAAGCAGGTTCTTTATTGATGAAAATGAAAAGCTAAAAAAAATTACTCTTGATATTACTCTTATTAATGATTATTGTAAAAAAATATCTTTAATAAATGAATTGATGCAAACCAACATATTTGGTGAAGATGATTTATTCAAGATTGTTAAAAAAGATTCCCACGATTTTAAAGAATTTCAAAAAAATCCACTTATTGAATTTCAACTCCAAACAAAGAGATGGAATTTTGAGCATAGAAATATTCAAGAATATTTTGCTTCATTATTAATCTCTGATTTAGAATTTGAAGATATTAAAAAATTTATCTTTATCACTGGAACAAATAAAACACATCCACTATTATTTAATACAATAACATTTTTACTAAATATTTTAGATCATAGTACATCTAAGTTTAAACAATTAATTGATTTTTTGGTAGATAATGAACCAGAATTATTATTTAGAGCTGAAAATGATAGAATTACGGAAGCAATAAGAGAGAGAGTTTTTCAAAAATATTTTGAAGATACGTGTATTGAAAAAACGTATTGGATAGGCACTGACAGAACTTTTAGTATAGAGGAAATTGCAAGATTTGGAGATTGTCAAATAAACTTTGATTATCTTAGTAATATTATAAAAGACGAAGAAAGACATTTTAGAGCGAGGATTTCTGCTTTGAATTTAATTAGCTTCTTTGGAAAAATATCAACTACAAAACAAACTTGGTTTAAGGCTTTTTTAATTGAATATTTATCAGATAATAATAATTCAAAACAAATTAAATCGAGTATGCTTCATTGTATTTCAAGAATGAATATTTGTAATAATGATGAGGATTATTTGCGAAAAATATTGCATGTTTTTAAGGATGAAACCAGTAAACAAATTAATGTTGAAATTTTAAATATAATTAATGAATTTGATTACATTGATTTATATTATGATTTTATCAATGAAGAGTTTTTAAGAGAAAATAATATTAAACCAAGGCTGGAAAAAGATGATGTATCAAGAGGAAATAGTTATGTACTTAATCAATTAATACTAAAAATTAGAGATTCTGATAAATTCATGAATTTTGCCCAGTATTATTTTGACAGCAATAATAACATAGATATTTATTCTACTGATGAGGATGAATTAATACAAAAATGTGTGGAATTTGATAGTAATGATGATCAATTTATTATTAAAATGTTCAAGAAATTAGATATACAAAAAACACATTTTTATTTTGAACGACCAATAAGTGAATTAATATCCAAAATTAGCCGAAAATCCATTAATGGAATTTTTGAATATTTAATAAAATCTTATGATTTTAAAGATGTTAATTATGTATTATCGATTTTAGTTAATGATGAAAATATTTGGTATGTAATTGAAAAGTTTAAAACAACAATAGATGTTGAATATAAAGAAATAGAATATTTTAGGAATGCTACTGCAAATGCTAACAAGAGAGATTTAGCTAAGTTTTTTAATGATGAAATGATAAAAATAGGTTTCTCTTTTAATGAGGAGATGTATTCAGATGAAAAGATTTTAAAAATTCAGGAAGATTTTGAAAAAAAACCTCAAATGAATTTGGATATACTATTTAAAAGGGATGAGTTGCTTGACGAGATTAAGCAAGTTTTCAATGAAAATGGAAAAGAAATTAGTAAGGAACGATTTAGTGAAATCCATTTTAAATGGTATCAAAAAAATGGACATGCAAATAAAATTGATAAATCACTAAAGATATTAAGTCGATTAATTTATCAAATAAAGAGACCAGCTTTATTTGCTGATGTAGAGAAACTCATAAAAGATGATAACTTTATATTTAATGAAATAAAAAACGAAATTAAGAGTAATGAAAAAGTTACAGATAAAGTTAAGATTTCTGAATTCCAAAAAAAAGACATAGGAGATTGGGTTAAGCAAAAAACTATAGAAATAAATTTTAATGAAATTTTTGCTGTAAATTCTTATGGGTTTTCGCAATTAGGAGACTATAATAAATGGGACGATGTTGTTTATTTTTCAAGGAAATTAGATTTGGTTTTGCCTCAAGATTTTCTGCTTAATTCTTTAATTATTCCAGAAATTAGTAGCTATAATGAAGATAAAAGTTGGTTTGATTTTTTTAAAGAAAAAATTATTGATAAAAACACCTTTGATGAAAGGATAAAAGAAAATATTAAGACTTTAAATCTTACAACATATGTTTTGGAAAAACATATAAATTATGCCATTGAGAATTTATTAAAAGAGGTCTTTCCAGAAATTAGAGAATATTTACTGAATCACAAAAGAGAATATAATTTCAAAAAGCAATTATTTAATTTTTATAAACTAGAAAATGATGTAAAATTGCTCAAAGAATGTTGTATTGATCTATATAGTTTCAAAGCATGGGAATCAATTTCTATTTTATTAGAAGAGGGATTAGATAATGATTTTTGTGAAAATAAAGCTCTCGAATATTTAGAGAATATTGATGACGATTTTAATAAGAGTTTTATATCGGACTCTTTAAATGTACTTTTTAAAGTAAAGTCTGAAAGAGCTATTGAGTTTTATTACAGATTTTTGGGTACTGATTTATATGCTTCCGCTCATTCAAATTATTTTGCAGACTACGATGTAGTTAAAGATTATAATATGATAGAATCTTTTTTTAATAAAATTTATTTAGATAAAAAATTTGACAAGACATTTAATAATTCGGCAAGTTTTCTAGATCAGTATGTTTCTAATTTATCGAAAGTTGAGACTTCTTATCTTCAAGTTCAAAAAGTATTATTAGGTATAAAAGATAAATTAAAGGCAAGGGATGAAGATACTGGAATATTCCACATTAATTTATTAATTGACAATTCTAATAATAGTTATATTAACTCTAAGTCAAAACCATTGCCATTTATAGAAGCAATGAAGAAAGTTGAATCAATTTTATATTAA
- a CDS encoding TatD family hydrolase — protein sequence MKTYIDIGINLTNKQFQNDIDDVVQDALDADVSQMILTGTSVRNSEASLEIAKQYPGILYSTAGIHPHDAKSFDEKSISKLRNLLKQKQVISVGECGLDFDRDFSPRNKQEECYKAQLELAIEVQKPLFLHERRAFNSFMNITKDYLPQLPKAVVHCFTGTSQEAKTYLDNGFYLGFTGAISDAKRFSHLKEVIQYVPLDRMMIETDAPFMLPKNVPNSLLKKYHERRCEPAFLPYVAGTIAQFKGITLAKVAEETTRNSKSFFGI from the coding sequence ATGAAAACATACATAGATATCGGAATTAATTTAACCAACAAACAATTCCAAAACGACATAGACGATGTCGTACAAGACGCGCTCGACGCCGATGTATCGCAAATGATACTCACGGGAACAAGCGTACGAAACAGCGAAGCTTCATTAGAAATCGCAAAACAATATCCAGGAATATTATATTCGACGGCAGGAATTCATCCGCATGATGCGAAGAGTTTCGATGAAAAAAGCATTTCGAAACTGCGCAATTTATTAAAGCAGAAACAAGTTATTTCCGTTGGCGAATGCGGACTCGATTTTGATCGTGATTTTTCGCCCCGAAACAAACAGGAAGAATGTTACAAAGCCCAATTAGAATTGGCGATTGAAGTCCAGAAACCTTTGTTTTTGCATGAGAGAAGAGCTTTTAATTCTTTTATGAACATCACCAAAGACTATTTACCGCAATTGCCAAAAGCCGTTGTGCATTGTTTTACGGGAACTTCGCAAGAAGCCAAAACCTATCTCGATAACGGATTTTATCTGGGTTTTACGGGAGCGATTTCTGATGCCAAACGTTTCAGTCATTTAAAAGAAGTCATTCAGTACGTACCGCTCGACCGAATGATGATTGAAACCGATGCGCCGTTTATGCTTCCTAAAAATGTCCCGAACAGCCTTTTGAAGAAATACCACGAACGCCGTTGCGAACCCGCTTTTCTGCCGTATGTTGCCGGAACAATTGCACAGTTTAAAGGAATTACTTTAGCTAAAGTGGCGGAGGAAACGACGAGGAATTCTAAAAGCTTTTTTGGGATTTAG
- a CDS encoding RtcB family protein — protein MKTQINGTDILELGFPEGKIIGIALKINSKRNGFTRDEMIANFKNVLETPENYIDDKIFSKLAVALIEKSNEKPEDFIALNENPNAYSAYGLDHIEDGARKQMEVAMKLPVTVAGALMPDAHQGYGLPIGGVLATKNAIIPYGVGVDIGCRMALSVYDIPEDFYFENEAKFKRELIANSIFGAGHGFHGQYKSDHAVLENETFNMNPFVKNLKDKAWSQLGSSGGGNHFVEFGIMEFAQDDAVLNIPKGKYVALLTHSGSRGMGATIAGHYTKIAKDECKLPEVAKNLAYLDMNSQLGQEYWLAMNLAGDYASACHEIIHNKMECALGATILAKVENHHNFAWKEIWNGEEVIVHRKGATPAGKGVMGIIPGSMTAPGFLVRGKGEENAINSASHGAGRQMSRTQAIKNITQTEMKSILQDHGVTLIGAGLDEAPMAYKDINQVMEAQQDLVDVVAKFTPKLVRMADDGSKED, from the coding sequence GTGAAAACACAAATAAACGGAACAGATATATTAGAATTAGGATTCCCAGAAGGAAAAATAATCGGAATTGCCTTAAAAATAAACAGTAAAAGAAACGGATTCACAAGAGACGAAATGATTGCCAATTTCAAAAACGTTCTAGAAACTCCAGAGAACTATATCGACGATAAAATCTTCAGCAAATTGGCTGTAGCTTTAATCGAAAAATCGAATGAAAAACCAGAAGATTTTATTGCTTTAAATGAAAATCCGAATGCTTATTCCGCTTACGGATTAGATCATATCGAAGACGGTGCCAGAAAACAAATGGAAGTTGCCATGAAACTGCCTGTGACGGTTGCAGGAGCTTTAATGCCAGACGCGCACCAAGGTTACGGATTACCAATTGGCGGAGTTTTAGCCACAAAAAATGCCATTATTCCGTATGGCGTTGGTGTTGATATTGGATGTAGAATGGCGTTGTCGGTTTACGATATTCCAGAAGATTTTTACTTTGAAAACGAAGCCAAATTCAAAAGAGAATTAATTGCGAATTCTATTTTTGGAGCAGGTCACGGATTTCACGGTCAGTACAAATCAGATCATGCGGTTTTAGAGAACGAAACGTTCAATATGAATCCGTTTGTGAAGAATTTGAAAGATAAAGCTTGGTCGCAATTAGGATCTTCGGGTGGTGGAAATCACTTTGTGGAATTCGGAATCATGGAATTTGCGCAAGACGATGCAGTTTTGAATATTCCAAAAGGAAAATACGTCGCTTTGCTAACGCATTCTGGTTCACGCGGAATGGGCGCCACAATTGCCGGACATTATACTAAAATCGCCAAAGACGAATGTAAACTTCCAGAAGTGGCCAAAAACTTAGCGTATTTGGATATGAATTCACAATTAGGACAAGAATATTGGCTGGCGATGAATTTGGCGGGAGATTACGCTTCGGCTTGTCACGAGATTATCCATAATAAAATGGAATGCGCTTTGGGTGCAACGATTTTAGCCAAAGTTGAAAACCACCATAATTTCGCTTGGAAAGAAATCTGGAACGGCGAAGAAGTGATCGTACATAGAAAAGGAGCAACTCCAGCGGGAAAAGGCGTTATGGGAATCATTCCAGGAAGTATGACTGCACCGGGATTTTTGGTGAGAGGAAAAGGAGAGGAGAACGCTATTAATTCGGCTTCGCATGGGGCAGGAAGACAAATGAGTAGAACTCAAGCCATAAAAAACATCACACAAACTGAAATGAAATCCATCCTGCAAGATCATGGCGTTACGCTTATCGGCGCAGGTCTAGACGAAGCCCCAATGGCGTATAAAGATATCAATCAGGTGATGGAAGCGCAACAGGATTTGGTTGATGTTGTGGCGAAGTTTACACCGAAACTGGTTAGAATGGCAGATGATGGAAGTAAAGAAGATTAG
- a CDS encoding TROVE domain-containing protein, producing the protein MKFNFLAKEKNNIVNHENALAFSLTSEYELYAAVVTTSLSASFYEKDTTRLERIKNLIKKCNPLFVAKLAVYARNEMHMRSVPLVLVVELAKIYSGDSLISKMITHVIQRADEITELLAYYQMANERNGVKKLNRLSKQIQKGLAVSFNKFDEYQFAKYNRDGVVKLKDALFLVHPKAKDEAQQAIFNKVATNTLQTPYTWETELSQLGQIKFYNEFEKQKAFTQKWEELIDSGKVGYMALLRNLRNILEANVSGFHIQKVCDYLSNEKAVANSKQLPFRFLAAYREVKDLNFKFASMVLDALEDAVKVSSQNIKGFDLNTSIVIACDVSGSMQQPISAKSKVLLYDIGLMLGMLMQSRCKNVMSGMFGDRWKIINMPKRSILANVNEYYKREGEVGYATNGHLVLEDLISRKEIVNKVMLFTDVQMWNNAYTKDSFANSWSRYKKIAPNAKLYLFDLAGYGQSPINIEKNDVYLIAGWSDKVFDVLNALEDKNSALNYINRIEL; encoded by the coding sequence ATGAAATTCAATTTTTTAGCAAAAGAGAAAAACAATATAGTTAATCATGAAAATGCTCTAGCTTTTTCTTTAACATCAGAATACGAATTATATGCTGCAGTTGTAACAACAAGTTTGAGTGCTTCGTTTTATGAAAAAGATACAACTCGTTTAGAGCGAATCAAAAACTTGATCAAAAAATGTAACCCGTTATTTGTGGCAAAGTTGGCGGTTTATGCACGTAACGAAATGCATATGCGTTCTGTACCATTGGTTTTGGTTGTTGAATTAGCCAAAATATATTCAGGCGATTCTTTAATCAGTAAAATGATAACACACGTAATTCAGCGTGCAGACGAGATAACAGAATTATTGGCTTATTATCAAATGGCAAACGAACGAAACGGCGTTAAAAAATTAAATCGTTTGTCAAAGCAAATCCAAAAAGGTTTGGCGGTTTCGTTTAATAAATTTGACGAATATCAATTCGCAAAATACAACCGCGATGGTGTGGTTAAATTAAAAGACGCCTTGTTTTTGGTTCATCCAAAAGCAAAAGACGAAGCACAGCAAGCAATTTTTAATAAAGTTGCAACGAATACTTTGCAAACACCATATACTTGGGAAACGGAGTTGTCGCAATTAGGTCAAATAAAGTTTTATAACGAATTTGAAAAACAAAAAGCTTTCACCCAGAAATGGGAAGAATTGATCGATAGCGGTAAAGTAGGTTACATGGCTTTGTTGCGTAACTTACGAAATATCTTAGAAGCGAATGTTTCTGGTTTTCATATCCAAAAAGTATGCGATTACCTTTCTAACGAAAAAGCTGTCGCCAACTCCAAACAATTGCCATTCCGATTTTTAGCAGCGTATCGTGAAGTGAAAGATTTGAATTTTAAATTCGCTTCTATGGTTTTAGATGCTTTAGAAGATGCTGTTAAGGTAAGTTCACAAAACATAAAAGGTTTTGATTTGAATACATCTATTGTAATTGCGTGTGACGTTTCGGGTTCGATGCAACAGCCAATTTCAGCAAAAAGTAAAGTATTGCTTTACGATATTGGTTTGATGTTGGGTATGTTAATGCAAAGCCGTTGTAAAAATGTAATGAGCGGTATGTTTGGTGATCGTTGGAAAATAATCAATATGCCAAAACGAAGCATATTAGCCAACGTTAACGAATATTACAAACGTGAAGGTGAAGTAGGTTATGCTACAAACGGTCATTTGGTTTTGGAAGATTTAATCAGCCGAAAAGAAATTGTAAACAAGGTAATGTTGTTTACAGATGTTCAAATGTGGAATAATGCGTACACAAAAGACTCCTTTGCAAACTCCTGGAGCCGATACAAAAAGATCGCTCCAAATGCAAAATTGTATTTGTTTGATTTGGCTGGTTACGGTCAGTCACCAATAAACATCGAAAAAAACGATGTATATTTAATAGCCGGTTGGTCAGATAAAGTATTTGATGTTTTGAATGCTTTAGAAGATAAAAACAGTGCTTTGAATTACATTAACCGAATCGAATTGTAA
- a CDS encoding HD domain-containing protein encodes MNLKEIYSELLSNIGFSANEIQQNWNDLEKSYSAKSRHYHNLTHLKEMIVSFEIYRDQLQKPNEILFSIFYHDFIYSASKKDNELKSAEYALAILTKNHTLNKQLVFDIICATQQHQHNSIEDINWLIDFDLKILAKDWNDYKIYFEQIRKEYRIYPDFLYKPGRAKALKHFLENEFIFQTDEFRGLYEEKARANIEKEILLLT; translated from the coding sequence ATGAATTTAAAGGAAATCTATTCTGAATTACTTTCTAATATTGGCTTTTCAGCGAATGAAATTCAGCAAAATTGGAACGATCTAGAAAAGTCATATTCAGCGAAATCAAGACATTATCATAATCTCACACATTTAAAAGAAATGATTGTCAGTTTTGAAATATATCGTGATCAACTTCAAAAGCCAAACGAAATATTATTTTCAATTTTCTATCATGATTTTATTTATTCGGCTTCTAAAAAAGATAACGAACTCAAAAGTGCTGAATATGCTTTGGCGATTTTAACTAAAAATCACACCTTAAATAAGCAATTAGTTTTTGATATAATCTGTGCGACACAGCAACATCAACACAATTCAATCGAAGATATTAATTGGTTAATCGATTTTGATTTGAAAATCCTCGCTAAAGATTGGAACGATTATAAAATCTATTTTGAACAAATTAGAAAAGAATACCGCATTTATCCTGATTTTCTATACAAACCCGGGCGCGCAAAAGCGTTGAAGCATTTTCTGGAGAATGAGTTTATTTTTCAAACGGATGAGTTTAGGGGTTTGTATGAAGAAAAAGCTCGGGCTAATATTGAAAAAGAGATTTTGTTATTAACGTAA
- a CDS encoding helix-turn-helix transcriptional regulator gives MSQNKNALIRYKTIDKCLQNKYRQWTLEDLIEECSEALFEYEGRQNPISKRTIQMDIQLMRSEKLGYNAPIVVYDKKYYKYEDEDFTITDIPLTETDMNVLTETVSMLKQFKDFSLFNDVSDILQRLEDKIYAEKSHTKPVIYLDKNENLKGLHYLDEIYQAIIKKMVLIITYKSFKSREETKFHFHPFILKEFNNRWFLVGKKKASQPITNLALDRIISIDYDFNLPYLEEDFDADDYYKDIIGVTVNSGLKARRIELWVDASNAPYVLTKPLHESQRLIKENEDRSVIIHIYVIPNYEMERLLLGFGSCVEILRPEGLRNRMKKILQDAISRYESEQTNELNL, from the coding sequence ATGTCACAAAACAAAAACGCCTTAATACGATACAAAACAATCGATAAATGCCTTCAGAATAAATACAGGCAATGGACTTTAGAAGATTTAATCGAAGAATGTTCTGAAGCTTTATTTGAATATGAAGGACGACAGAATCCAATTAGCAAGCGAACCATTCAGATGGATATTCAGTTGATGCGAAGTGAGAAATTGGGTTATAATGCCCCAATCGTGGTTTACGATAAAAAGTATTATAAATATGAAGACGAAGATTTCACGATAACCGATATTCCGCTGACGGAAACCGATATGAATGTTTTGACCGAAACGGTTTCTATGTTGAAGCAATTTAAAGATTTCTCATTATTTAATGATGTATCGGATATTTTGCAACGTTTGGAGGATAAAATCTACGCCGAAAAATCGCATACAAAACCAGTTATTTATCTGGATAAAAACGAAAACTTAAAAGGTTTGCATTATTTGGACGAAATATATCAAGCGATTATCAAAAAAATGGTTCTGATTATTACTTATAAATCTTTTAAGTCAAGAGAAGAAACGAAATTCCATTTTCATCCTTTTATATTAAAGGAATTCAACAATCGTTGGTTTTTGGTGGGAAAGAAAAAAGCTTCCCAACCGATTACCAATTTAGCTTTAGACAGAATCATTTCTATAGATTACGATTTTAATCTTCCCTATTTAGAAGAAGATTTTGATGCCGATGATTATTATAAAGATATAATTGGCGTTACGGTTAATTCGGGATTAAAAGCTAGAAGAATCGAATTATGGGTTGACGCTTCCAATGCCCCTTATGTACTCACAAAACCGTTGCATGAATCTCAGCGTTTAATTAAAGAAAACGAAGACAGAAGTGTCATTATACATATATATGTAATACCAAATTACGAAATGGAACGGCTTTTATTAGGTTTTGGAAGCTGTGTTGAAATTTTAAGGCCAGAAGGTTTGAGAAATCGTATGAAAAAGATACTTCAAGACGCTATTTCCCGCTATGAATCAGAACAAACAAATGAATTAAATTTATAA